The Streptomyces vietnamensis genome contains a region encoding:
- a CDS encoding transposase, which yields MASVITASEPPWIAPFTGLSPRLFGKLVTVLRREGADAVRKGQPWSLPLEDRALLVAAYWRTNLTMRQLAPLFGVSKSAADRIIDHLGPMLALQPRKRFAKDTVLIVDGTLVPTRDHAIAERSKNYRYSTNHQVVIDADTRLVVVVGRPLAGNRNDCKAWEESSAKASVGRTLTIADGGYPGTGLVMPHRRRKGEELPEWKQEHNKSHKQVRARVEHVFARMKTWKILRDCRLKGDGVHHAMLGIARMHNLALAG from the coding sequence ATGGCTAGTGTGATCACGGCGTCAGAGCCGCCCTGGATAGCCCCGTTCACCGGGCTGAGCCCGCGCCTGTTCGGGAAGCTGGTGACCGTGTTGCGGCGCGAGGGTGCGGACGCGGTCCGCAAGGGCCAGCCGTGGAGTCTTCCGCTGGAGGACCGGGCCTTGCTGGTGGCGGCGTACTGGCGCACGAACCTGACCATGCGGCAGCTCGCCCCGTTGTTCGGTGTGTCCAAGTCGGCGGCGGACCGGATCATCGACCACCTCGGGCCGATGCTCGCACTCCAGCCCCGCAAACGGTTCGCCAAGGACACCGTGCTTATCGTGGACGGCACCCTGGTCCCCACCCGCGACCACGCCATCGCGGAGCGGTCGAAGAACTATCGGTACTCCACCAACCACCAAGTCGTCATCGACGCCGACACCCGCCTGGTCGTCGTGGTCGGACGGCCGCTCGCCGGAAACCGCAACGACTGCAAAGCGTGGGAGGAATCCAGCGCCAAAGCCTCCGTCGGCAGGACGCTCACGATCGCCGACGGCGGCTATCCAGGCACCGGGCTCGTCATGCCCCACCGCCGCCGCAAGGGCGAGGAACTGCCGGAGTGGAAGCAGGAGCACAACAAGTCCCACAAGCAGGTCCGCGCCCGCGTTGAGCACGTATTCGCCCGGATGAAGACCTGGAAGATCCTCCGCGACTGCCGCCTCAAAGGCGATGGCGTCCACCACGCCATGCTCGGCATCGCACGGATGCACAACCTCGCACTCGCCGGATAG
- a CDS encoding MFS transporter has translation MPHDIHLPPLSSDRTWRKPYLRYVAGRGVSTAGTNLVNVVMAFAVLQVGGSGLSAGLVLGCSVAAQTLLLPYGGVLADRVPRRALAVSANFLLAGVQTLLGILLTATPGQVTLWMFATAAMTTGAATALAQPAFQGLIVELVPASALQKANASLRLVLNLARIAVPGLGSLLGAAFGFGQVLIAGGLSFAACSLILTGLHSKAPSPSRAATRHSWREGWQAFSSRPWMWAYALAGTLAVPLWLAGYQLLGPLILSGTSEGAAYWGWAVSAFSAGMVLGSLIALRWHPRRLMLACVSVQLIWPLPLAILASAPQPPLLLPAMLLSGISLELAVVFFETAKQQQIPEHLIGRVTSLTMLGENALVPLGYILAGAVADWAGASTVMWTCALGILLSNAALLFLPGIRRLQAVVASAVLAQEEDMRVASQPSSA, from the coding sequence ATGCCTCACGACATCCACCTCCCGCCGCTCTCTTCCGACCGCACCTGGCGAAAGCCCTACCTGCGCTACGTCGCCGGCCGGGGCGTCTCCACCGCAGGCACCAACCTCGTCAACGTGGTCATGGCCTTCGCCGTCCTGCAGGTAGGGGGAAGCGGCCTCTCCGCAGGCCTGGTCCTCGGCTGCTCCGTCGCCGCGCAGACCCTGCTGCTCCCCTACGGAGGCGTCCTCGCCGACCGTGTCCCCCGCAGGGCCCTCGCGGTCAGCGCCAACTTCCTTCTGGCCGGCGTCCAGACACTCCTGGGGATCCTCCTGACCGCGACCCCCGGGCAGGTCACCCTGTGGATGTTCGCAACCGCCGCCATGACCACCGGAGCCGCCACAGCCCTCGCCCAGCCGGCCTTCCAGGGCTTGATCGTCGAGCTCGTCCCGGCAAGCGCCCTCCAGAAGGCGAACGCCTCGCTCCGGCTGGTCCTCAACCTGGCTCGCATCGCCGTCCCCGGACTCGGCTCCCTCCTCGGCGCCGCCTTCGGCTTCGGCCAGGTCCTCATCGCCGGAGGGCTCTCCTTCGCTGCCTGCTCCCTGATCCTCACCGGCCTTCACAGCAAAGCTCCCTCCCCCTCGCGCGCAGCCACACGCCACAGCTGGCGCGAAGGATGGCAGGCCTTCTCCTCCCGCCCCTGGATGTGGGCCTATGCCCTCGCCGGCACCCTCGCCGTACCCCTGTGGCTCGCGGGCTATCAGCTCCTCGGCCCGCTCATCCTCTCCGGCACTTCCGAAGGAGCGGCCTACTGGGGATGGGCTGTCTCAGCCTTCTCCGCCGGCATGGTGCTGGGCTCTCTCATCGCACTGCGTTGGCACCCCCGCCGCCTCATGCTCGCCTGCGTCAGCGTCCAGCTCATCTGGCCTCTGCCCCTCGCGATCCTGGCCAGCGCACCGCAGCCTCCCCTGCTGCTGCCCGCCATGCTGCTGAGCGGTATCAGCCTGGAACTGGCAGTCGTCTTCTTCGAGACTGCCAAGCAGCAGCAGATCCCTGAGCACCTCATCGGCCGGGTCACCTCGCTCACCATGCTTGGCGAGAACGCCCTCGTTCCTCTCGGCTACATCCTCGCGGGCGCCGTCGCTGACTGGGCGGGAGCCTCCACCGTCATGTGGACCTGCGCCCTGGGCATTCTCCTCAGCAACGCGGCCCTACTGTTCCTCCCCGGGATCCGCCGTCTCCAGGCCGTCGTCGCCTCCGCCGTGCTCGCCCAGGAAGAGGACATGCGAGTCGCCAGCCAACCGAGCAGCGCCTGA